CCGTGCCGTGAACGGGCCCGATCGATCATGTCTCGAGTTCGATGGTCTCCGGCGTCGAAGAGCTGAACCCGACCATGATGACCAGTTCGCCGGAGCCGACGTTCTTCGTGTAGTGCACGACGTTCTGCGGGATGTGGATGCAGTCGCCGGGCTCCATCGAGAACTCATCGTCTCCCAGACCCTGGCGTGCCGAGCCCTTCACGACGTAGATGATCTCCTCGGCGTTCGGATGCCGATGCCGCCCGTGGCCCCCGCCCACCGGGAACGTCGCCGTTCCCAGCGCGAGATGCCGCGACGGCGTGTTGTCTGCGTGGCAATGCCAACGCAGCACCGTGTGCGGGAGATGCACCACAAGCGCTTCATCACCGCGCACTAGCGCATGGCTTTCCGCCATCGAAGCCTCCTCTCTCACACCGCCTCAGGGATCGACTTTGGGTCGCACGTCGGGCTCGATCTGATAGGCTTCCGCGACTCGGTTCATCGCGTTGAACAGATCGACGACGGCGATCAGCTCGCCCAACCCCTCGGTCGTCAAGCCCAGCCGCTGCAGTGCCGCCGTATGCGAGTTGATGCAGTAATCGCATCCGTTGGTGATCGAGACCGCCAGCGCGATGATCTCCTTCGTCCGGCGGTCGAGCGCCCCATCCGCCATGATGAGCTTCAGTCGCTCCCAACTCGTCTCCAGGTGCGTGGGATTGGTCGCCAGCGCGCGCCAGATGTTCGGCACGCGATCCAGCCCCCGCGTGCGCTTGATGTCGTCGAACACCTCGCGAACCTTGCCGGTCGCTTCCGATTCGGGAACCAGTCGCACGGTGGGCATGCGCAAGTCCTATGCTTCGCGAACGACCGGGTTGGAGAGCACGCCGATCCCCTCGATTTCCACGTCGACGACGTCGCCATGCGCCAGCTTCTCGCCGCGCGCCTTGCCGACGCCAGACGGGGTACCAGTCGAGATGACGTCGCCTGGTTCGAGGGTAATATGGCGCGTGATCCAGGCGACCAGCTCGGCGCAGGTGAAGATCATCTCGCTCGTGCGCGCCCGCTGTTTCTCGACGCCGTTCACGCGGAGCGTCAACAGCAGGTCATCCGGGTTCGCAACCTCATCTCGCGTGACGAGGCAGGGCCCCATCGGCGCGAAGGTGTCGAGCCACTTGCCGTTGAGCCAGTCGAACCACCGATCGCCTTCGCGCGGTTCGCGTTCGCGGTCGAGCAGCAGGTTCCGCTCGGAGACGTCGTTCAGGATCGTGTAACCGGCGACGTAGTCGAGGGCGTCGGATGCCGCGATGTACTTGCCGCGCTTGCCGATGACGACCGCGAGCTCGCCTTCCCAGTCGATCCACCCGGCGTACCGAGGGATCACGATGGCTTCGCCATGCGCGATGGTCGTCGTTCCCGGCGGCTTCATGAAGACGCGCGGCGTCGTGGTCTTCTTCTCCGGCGCTTCGCCGCCGCCTTCTCGAATGTGTTCGGCGTAGTTGCCGGCGAGGCAGAGCAGCTTGGGAGCCCGTGGAACCGGCGCGGCGATGGGAGCCGTCGTCCAATGCGCCTTGGCGGGTGACGCAGCCGCCAGGTCGTGCACTCGACGGGCAGCAGCCATGCCGGCGTCTCCGGCGTCCAACAGCGTCTGCATCGTCGTCAGGGCGAGCCCACCATCGTCGTCGATGTTGGCGAGGTATGTCCGCGCCGCGTCCACAACGCGCCCATCGACCTCGATTCCCAGATGCGTCCCTGATCTGCCCTGAAAGCTCACGAGCCGCATGCGTCGCCTCCTGACGTGCTCCTCCGACCCTCCATATCGGTTCGGATGCATGGTAACACTCGGAGCGTGCGGTCACAATGCGCCGCCAAGCCTCTCGGCGCACTCGGAAAAGTGGAACCCGAGCCTTGACATCGGTCGTTTCCGTGTACACTTACAGGGGCATCTCGCGTGCCGAGGGGCCCGAGCGGCAACCCTACCGATCCGCTCGCGAATACAGGAATCACTGCGGCGCCTGCTGTGCCAGGCGTTCCCGAGGGCACCCCATTGAGCGTCCGACGTACCGAGTACCGCGACGTCGTCTCCGTGCGCGGCGCCCGGGTTCACAACCTCCAGAACATCGACCTCGACCTGCCGAAGAACTCCCTGATCGTCTTCACGGGCGTCAGCGGCTCCGGGAAGTCGTCCCTCGCGTTCGACACGCTCTACGCCGAGGGACAGCGCCGCTACGTCGAATCCCTTTCCGCCTACGCGCGGCAGTTCCTGGGACAGATGGAGAAGCCGGACGTCGACTTCATCGGCGGCTTGTCGCCGACCATCTCCATCGACCAGAAGTCGACGGGTCACAATCCGCGTTCCACCGTCGCGACGATCACCGAGGTCTACGACTACCTGCGGCTCCTCTTCGCGCGCGTCGGGGAGCTTCACTGCCTCGAGTGCGGCAAGCCCGTCGGCATGCAGACCCGCGACGAGATCATCGACCGGTTGATGGAGCTCCCGGACGGTCAGCGCGTCCAGATCCTGGCTCCCATCGTTCAGGGCAGGAAGGGCGAGTACCGCGAGGAGCTCGCCGACGCCCTCAAGGCGGGATTCGCTCGCGCCCGCATCGACGGGCAGGTCTTCGAGCTGACCGACACGGTCGATCTGGATCGCAGCCTGAGACACAACATCGAGATCATCGTCGACCGTATCCAGGTCCGCGAAGGCATCCGCGACCGGCTCAGCGAGTCCATCGAGACGGCGATGAAACTCGCCGGCGGCACGATGATCGCCGACCTGATGGACGGGACGGAGCACTTCTTCAGCCAGAAGTACGCCTGCGCCGAGTGCGGCATCAGCTATGAGGAACCCTCACCACAAGCGTTCTCCTTCAACAGCCCGAAGGGCGCGTGCTCCGCCTGCAACGGTCTCGGCGAGACGATCCGCATGTCGCCAGCGAAAGTCGTCGCGGACACATCGAAGTCGATCCGCCAAGGCGCGATCGCCTTCTGGGGCGATCTGGGAACACTCCGAGTCCGTCACGTCGCCGAGAGCCTAGCCGTGCACATGAAGTTCTCGCTCGACACGCCGTGGCGCGATCTCCCGGAGACCACGAGGGAGGCGGTTCTGTACGGCTGCGGACGCGAGCGCATCCACTTCGTCTACAAGAACCATCGGGGACGCGAGTTCCACTATGACAGCCGGTACGAAGGCGTCATCCCGCCGGAGGAGCGCCACTACTTCGACGCGGACAACGAGAACGCCCGCCGGTGGTACTCCCGCTTCATGGACGCCCAGTCGTGTCCGGAGTGCCACGGATCAAGGCTCCGACCCGAAGCGCGCGCCGTCCACATCGCCGGCAAGACGATCCTCGACGTGACCGAGATGAGCGTCCAGGACGCGCGGGCGTTCTTCACCGACCTGCCGCTGACGAAGCGTCAGGAGACCATCGCGGAGCAAGTGCTCAAGGAGATTCGGGGACGTCTCTGGTTCCTGTCGAACGTCGGACTGCACTACCTCAGCCTGAACCGCACGGCTCCGACGCTCTCCGGCGGCGAAGCTCAGCGCATCCGGCTCGCCAGCCAGATCGGAACGGGGCTCGTCGGTGTTCTCTACATTCTGGACGAGCCGAGCATCGGGCTTCACGCGCGAGACAACAAGAAACTGCTCGACACGCTCAAGCATCTGCGCGACATCGGAAACACGATCATCGTCGTCGAGCACGATGAGGAGACGATGCGCGCCGCCGACTTCATCGCCGACTTCGGTCCCGGAGCGGGCGTCAAGGGGGGTAATCTCGTCGTCTCAGGCTCTCCCGCCAAGGTCGCTGCGACGCCGGAGAGCATCACGGGCCAGTACCTGGCTCACCAGCGCGCGATTCCCATACCGGAGAGCCGTCGCGCTCCCAACGGTAAGTGGTTGGGGATCCGCAACGCCCGGCAGAACAACCTCAAGTCGCTCGACATCGACCTGCCGCTGGGCGTCTTCACGGCGGTGACGGGGGTCTCGGGCTCCGGCAAGTCGTCGCTCCTCAACGACATCCTGGCGAAGGCGCTCCTGCGCGACCTGATGCGCGCCGAGGAGACGCCCGGCGACTACGACGCCATCGAGGGCGTCGAGCATCTCGACAAAGCCATCGTCATCGACCAGTCGCCTATCGGCCGGACGCCCCGCTCAAATCCTGCGACCTACGTGAAGCTGTTCGATCACATCCGCAATCTCTTCGCCGAGCTGCCGGAGAGCCGGGTTCGCGGCTACCAGCCCGGACGATTCAGTTTCAACGTGAAGGGCGGGCGCTGCGAGGCGTGCGAAGGGAACGGACTCAAGCGCGTCGAGATGCACTTCCTCGCCGACGTGTGGGTGAAGTGCGAAGTATGCAACGGCGCGCGGTTCAACGACGAGACGCTCGCCGTCCTCTACAAGGGCAAGAGCATCTCCGAAGTCCTCGACATGGACGTCCAGGAAGCGTTGACGCACTTCGCCGACATCCCGAAGATACGGCGCGTGCTGAAGACGCTCCACGATGTCGGGCTCGACTACATCAAGCTGGGGCAGCCGGCTCCGACGCTTTCCGGCGGCGAAGCCCAGCGCGTCAAGCTCGCGAAGGAGCTCGCGCGCGTCGCAACGGGACGCACGCTCTACATCCTCGACGAACCGACGACCGGGCTCCACTTCGAGGACGTCCGCAAGCTGCTCGAAGTCCTCCACAAGCTGGTGGACAAGGGCAACTCCGTCATCGTCATCGAGCACAACATGGAGGTCATCAAGACCGCCGACCACATCATCGACCTGGGGCCCGAAGGTGGCGAGGAAGGCGGCTATCTCGTCGCGATCGGCACGCCGGAAGAGCTCGCGCACGGCGTCGTCGTCGGAGAGCTCCCGTCCGCGACGGGGCGCATCCTGCGCCAGGTTCTCGGCATCGACGGCGAGTCGCGACCGGAGCTCAGCGACCACACCGACGACTCGACTCCAAGATCGGAGCTCATCGACGAGATACGCGTCGTCGGAGCGCGCGAGCACAACCTGCAAAACGTGAGCGTCAACATCCCCCAGGGCAAGATGGTCGCGTTCACGGGCGTGTCCGGTTCCGGAAAGACCTCGCTCGCCATCGACACGATCTACGCGGAAGGTCAACGGCGGTACGTCGAGTCACTCTCCGCCTACGCGCGGCAGTTCTTGGGGCAGATGGAGAAGCCCCGCGTCGAGCACATCGAGGGGCTCTCTCCCGCCATCGCCATCGACCAGAAGCAGCCCAGCAAGAGCCCGCGCTCGACCGTCGGAACCGTCACCGAGGTCTACGACTACCTGCGCGTGCTGTTCGCCCGCGCGGGGACGGCGCATTGCCCGGAGTGCCATCGACCCGTCGGGAGCCAGTCCGTCCAGCAGATCGCCGACAACATCCTGCGCCTGCCCGAAGGGAGCCGGCTCCACGTCCTCGCGCCGGTGCAGTTGGCGCGCGGCGAGGAGTACGCCGAGGTTTTCGACCGCGCCGCAAAGCGCGGGTTCGCCCGCGTCTGGATCAATGGTAAGGTGGAGGAGCTCCCAACTGCCGTCGTCCTCGACCGGCGCATCCGGCACGACGTCGGGATCGTCGTGGATCGTGTCATCCTGCGCAAAGACGAGCGTTCGCGGCTCTCGGAAGCCGTCGAAGTCGCGCTCCGTGAGGGCAAGGGCGTTCTGCGGATCGTGGGCGTGTCGCCCAACGAGGATGGCGACGAGACACCCGTCTCGGAGTCCTTCAGCGAGCATTTCGCATGCGTGCCCTGCGGTCTGAGCTTCAAGCCGCTGACGCCGAAGAACTTCTCGTTCAACAGCCCGTTGGGCATGTGCCCGCGCTGCGAGGGCATCGGGCGGGTCGTCGGAGCCGACCAATCCCTCATCGTGCCGAACCCTCGCAAGTCGATCCGCGCGGGAGCCGTCCTCGTGTGGGGCGAGGTGACGTCGGAGCATCCGATGTCGCCGTTTCTGGTCGTGCTCGCCAAGAAGATGGGCTTCTCGCTGACGACGCCCTTCGAGAAGCTACCGGACGAAGTCCGCGAGATCATCCTCTACGGCTCGCGCGAGGTCTTCGACGTAAACGGCGGCAGAGCCCGGTTCCGAGGAGCCGCCGGAGGAACCGACTGGGTCCACGTGCGCGGCGCCTTCGCGCGGGATATCCGGCCGTTTCTCCGCGAGGTGGACTGCCCGACGTGCCGGGGTTCCCGGCTCCAGCCCTTTGCGCTGAGCGTGCAGTTGGGCGGCAAGACGATCGTCGAGTGGACGCGCATCACGATCCGCGAGGCGCTCGACGCGATGATGTCGCTCCGGCTGACGGGTCAGCTCGAAGCCGTGGCGCGCGACTTGCGGGAGGAGATATCGAACCGGCTGCGGTTCCTCTGCGATGTCGGGCTCGACTACCTGACGCTCGCGCGCCCAGCTCC
This genomic interval from Candidatus Poribacteria bacterium contains the following:
- a CDS encoding cupin domain-containing protein, translating into MAESHALVRGDEALVVHLPHTVLRWHCHADNTPSRHLALGTATFPVGGGHGRHRHPNAEEIIYVVKGSARQGLGDDEFSMEPGDCIHIPQNVVHYTKNVGSGELVIMVGFSSSTPETIELET
- a CDS encoding carboxymuconolactone decarboxylase family protein; this encodes MPTVRLVPESEATGKVREVFDDIKRTRGLDRVPNIWRALATNPTHLETSWERLKLIMADGALDRRTKEIIALAVSITNGCDYCINSHTAALQRLGLTTEGLGELIAVVDLFNAMNRVAEAYQIEPDVRPKVDP
- a CDS encoding fumarylacetoacetate hydrolase family protein: MRLVSFQGRSGTHLGIEVDGRVVDAARTYLANIDDDGGLALTTMQTLLDAGDAGMAAARRVHDLAAASPAKAHWTTAPIAAPVPRAPKLLCLAGNYAEHIREGGGEAPEKKTTTPRVFMKPPGTTTIAHGEAIVIPRYAGWIDWEGELAVVIGKRGKYIAASDALDYVAGYTILNDVSERNLLLDREREPREGDRWFDWLNGKWLDTFAPMGPCLVTRDEVANPDDLLLTLRVNGVEKQRARTSEMIFTCAELVAWITRHITLEPGDVISTGTPSGVGKARGEKLAHGDVVDVEIEGIGVLSNPVVREA
- the uvrA gene encoding excinuclease ABC subunit UvrA → MPRGPSGNPTDPLANTGITAAPAVPGVPEGTPLSVRRTEYRDVVSVRGARVHNLQNIDLDLPKNSLIVFTGVSGSGKSSLAFDTLYAEGQRRYVESLSAYARQFLGQMEKPDVDFIGGLSPTISIDQKSTGHNPRSTVATITEVYDYLRLLFARVGELHCLECGKPVGMQTRDEIIDRLMELPDGQRVQILAPIVQGRKGEYREELADALKAGFARARIDGQVFELTDTVDLDRSLRHNIEIIVDRIQVREGIRDRLSESIETAMKLAGGTMIADLMDGTEHFFSQKYACAECGISYEEPSPQAFSFNSPKGACSACNGLGETIRMSPAKVVADTSKSIRQGAIAFWGDLGTLRVRHVAESLAVHMKFSLDTPWRDLPETTREAVLYGCGRERIHFVYKNHRGREFHYDSRYEGVIPPEERHYFDADNENARRWYSRFMDAQSCPECHGSRLRPEARAVHIAGKTILDVTEMSVQDARAFFTDLPLTKRQETIAEQVLKEIRGRLWFLSNVGLHYLSLNRTAPTLSGGEAQRIRLASQIGTGLVGVLYILDEPSIGLHARDNKKLLDTLKHLRDIGNTIIVVEHDEETMRAADFIADFGPGAGVKGGNLVVSGSPAKVAATPESITGQYLAHQRAIPIPESRRAPNGKWLGIRNARQNNLKSLDIDLPLGVFTAVTGVSGSGKSSLLNDILAKALLRDLMRAEETPGDYDAIEGVEHLDKAIVIDQSPIGRTPRSNPATYVKLFDHIRNLFAELPESRVRGYQPGRFSFNVKGGRCEACEGNGLKRVEMHFLADVWVKCEVCNGARFNDETLAVLYKGKSISEVLDMDVQEALTHFADIPKIRRVLKTLHDVGLDYIKLGQPAPTLSGGEAQRVKLAKELARVATGRTLYILDEPTTGLHFEDVRKLLEVLHKLVDKGNSVIVIEHNMEVIKTADHIIDLGPEGGEEGGYLVAIGTPEELAHGVVVGELPSATGRILRQVLGIDGESRPELSDHTDDSTPRSELIDEIRVVGAREHNLQNVSVNIPQGKMVAFTGVSGSGKTSLAIDTIYAEGQRRYVESLSAYARQFLGQMEKPRVEHIEGLSPAIAIDQKQPSKSPRSTVGTVTEVYDYLRVLFARAGTAHCPECHRPVGSQSVQQIADNILRLPEGSRLHVLAPVQLARGEEYAEVFDRAAKRGFARVWINGKVEELPTAVVLDRRIRHDVGIVVDRVILRKDERSRLSEAVEVALREGKGVLRIVGVSPNEDGDETPVSESFSEHFACVPCGLSFKPLTPKNFSFNSPLGMCPRCEGIGRVVGADQSLIVPNPRKSIRAGAVLVWGEVTSEHPMSPFLVVLAKKMGFSLTTPFEKLPDEVREIILYGSREVFDVNGGRARFRGAAGGTDWVHVRGAFARDIRPFLREVDCPTCRGSRLQPFALSVQLGGKTIVEWTRITIREALDAMMSLRLTGQLEAVARDLREEISNRLRFLCDVGLDYLTLARPAPSLSGGEAQRIRLASQLGSGLTGVLYVLDEPTIGLHPRDNDRLIKALHRLRDLGNTVLVVEHDEETIRTADHILDFGPRAGTHGGEIVAQGSLSVLESTKSSLTGQYLSGVEAIPKPPKRRRGRNAALEIIGATHRNLKNVDVSIPLGTLTCVTGVSGSGKSSLIEETLYPVLARKLNGASTHAGAHRAIRGMEHLDKVINVDQKPIGETPRSNPATYTDVFTDIRYLYAELPDAQARGFDSRRFSANLAEGQCETCRGNGYTRIEMQFLPDVWIECDACAGSGYNKATLQVRYRDKSIADVLKMTAADAREHFAKIPKVARKLQTLCDVGLDYIQLGQSGTTLSGGEAQRVKLARELARRSSAGTVYVMDEPTTGLHFDDVRKLLEVLHRLVDQGSTVVVIEHNMNVIAASDHVIDLGPEGGDAGGYVVGTGTPEDIARIDASHTGRFLRPILGH